One stretch of Mastomys coucha isolate ucsf_1 unplaced genomic scaffold, UCSF_Mcou_1 pScaffold12, whole genome shotgun sequence DNA includes these proteins:
- the LOC116086267 gene encoding mucin-4-like: SAVSNTSLTTTEVLTSTSTDSAPGTTAPRITQNSTTTVTKVSTTSLPQKLSTGSTPSLSTQELTTLPQSQHTGILETSSHSQITTTKEVTTSGQNQTQTGSQIQPSPDATTTSHAPSVSSSPPSTSDRLSPTPTTENISVDTAHTTGITTQGSTPATTLASMTTSSQKMSTVSTSITSTQKLSTLPQSQHTETMETSSQPQTTTPTAVTTSTLSGSSNDQILTHTGSQITQSPDVKTTSYASSMSSSPPSSTESTSMATAYTRAITTQGSTPATTQVSPNSSSQKMSTVSTLSLSTQELITLPQSQPTGSMGTSSQPLTTTNSEVTRSGQIQTETGSQIPPSPDATTTSQAPNVSSSPPSTSESLFPTPSTESTSVDTAHTTGITTQGSTPATTQASMTNSFQKLPTLSTSTQELTSSQTPPWPQCTQGQ; the protein is encoded by the exons TCTGCTGTCAGCAACACATCCCTAACTACCACAGAAGTGCTCACCTCAACATCGACAGACTCTGCTCCAGGGACCACAGCTCCGAGGATTACTCAGAACTCTACAACGACCGTCACAAAAGTCTCAACCACATCTTTACCACAGAAACTGTCAACAGGGTCAACACCCAGCCTCTCTACTCAGGAACTGACAACCCTTCCTCAGAGCCAACACACTGGAATCCTGGAGACCAGCAGCCACTCTCAAATTaccacaaccaaagaggtgaCCACAAGTGGCCAAAATCAGACACAGACAGGTTCCCAGATACAACCCTCTCCTGATGCAACAACCACCTCACATGCTCCAAGTGTGAGCAGCTCACCTCCCAGTACATCAGACAGGTTATCCCCAACACCCACCACAGAGAACATTTCCGtagacacagcacacacaacagGAATAACCACTCAAGGATCTACACCTGCCACCACACTGGCCTCGATGACAACTTCATCCCAGAAAATGTCAACAGTGTCAACATCCATCACCTCAACTCAGAAATTGTCAACCCTTCCTCAGAGCCAACACACTGAAACCATGGAGACCAGCAGCCAacctcaaaccaccacacccacagCAGTGACCACATCAACTCTTTCAGGCTCCTCAAATGATCAAattctgacacacacaggatcccAGATAACACAGTCTCCTGATGTAAAAACCACTTCATATGCTTCCAGCATGAGCAGCTCACCTCCATCCTCCACAGAAAGCACCTCTATGGCCACAGCGTACACAAGGGCAATAACTACTCAGGGTTCTACACCTGCCACCACACAGGTCTCACCAAACAGTTCATCCCAGAAAATGTCAACAGTGTCAACACTCAGCCTCTCTACTCAGGAATTGATAACCCTTCCTCAGAGCCAACCCACTGGAAGCATGGGGACCAGCAGCCAACCTCTAACTACCACAAACTCAGAGGTGACCAGAAGTGGCCAAATTCAGACAGAGACAGGTTCCCAGATACCACCTTCTCCTGATGCAACAACCACCTCACAGGCTCCTAATGTGAGCAGCTCACCTCCCAGTACATCAGAGAGCTTATTCCCGACACCCTCCACAGAAAGCACCTCTGtagacacagcacacacaacagGAATAACCACTCAAGGATCTACACCTGCCACCACACAGGCCTCGATGACAAATTCATTCCAGAAACTCCCAACACTCAGCACATCTACTCAGGAATTAACCTCCTCTCAGA CACCTCCATGGCCACAGTGCACACAAGGGCAATAA